The window GACTAGCTTAAGGTCAATAGCACATCTCCTTCATTAACAAAGTCACCCACCGTAACGAGGATATTCGTAACCTCTCCAGCTTCTCCACTTTCAATCGGGATTGCCATCTTCATGGACTCTAAGACAAGGACCTCCTGACCCGCTGAAATCCGATCTCCTTTTTGGATCGATATCATTAAGACAGTCCCAGCCATTATCGCTTTAATTTCCTTCATTGTATTACCCCCTTTATTCATCTTTTTTATATTTTGTAACCGTTTTCTGACTACAAAGCAGAATTTTTCAAATAAATAGTATATAATAATACTTACAAACATTATTAATTTATTTAAGTTTAAAACACTTTATTTCTATACGTATTCATTTTAATCAATTTACATGCAATGTTTGCTTCAAAAGGGGGATGAGATCAATGGCGATTGAAATTATTAAACTAAAGGTCAATTACAAAACTCTTGAGGAATTTAAGAAATTCAAGGAATATGGCATTCAGGAGCTCTC of the Bacillus tuaregi genome contains:
- a CDS encoding biotin/lipoyl-containing protein, coding for MKEIKAIMAGTVLMISIQKGDRISAGQEVLVLESMKMAIPIESGEAGEVTNILVTVGDFVNEGDVLLTLS